A stretch of the Hydra vulgaris chromosome 09, alternate assembly HydraT2T_AEP genome encodes the following:
- the LOC136084631 gene encoding uncharacterized protein LOC136084631, which produces MMSGKKDFVSVKKNQHIQKRLLLLNLNELHVAFKKDYPNIKVSLSKFCMLKPKWCITTNASGTHNVCVCIHHQNTKFLIDAIMWNKSYKDFMALIVCSLENAECMLHRCNQCPGIEALKTFLVQEFMDHEIKEDIAFKQWQNTDRTTLLLQFLPLDEFNDLLCDSIDNLTTHSYIAKTQSRYLKNCKENLNQNECLILGDFAENYQYVVQDEVQSYHWSKSQFSLFPIVLYFIQDKLLKHKSFCYLSEDVDHDTRFIYKTQEDIIRYIKENLPDVSSVKYFSDGCAVHFKNFKNFINLCHHSKDFDLSAEWVFFATSHGKFSCDGIGGTVKRVVCQ; this is translated from the coding sequence ATGATGTCAGGAAAAAAAGATTTCGTAAGTGTTAAGAAGAACCAAcatattcaaaaaagattattgctaCTCAATCTTAATGAATTACATGTTGCGTTTAAAAAAGACTACCCTAACATCAAAGtcagtttgtcaaagttttgtaTGCTTAAACCTAAATGGTGCATTACAACTAATGCATCAGGTACTCacaatgtatgtgtatgtatacatcaccaaaatacaaaatttctcaTTGATGCCATTAtgtggaataaaagttataaagatttcATGGCATTGATTGTTTGTTCTCTTGAAAATGCAGAGTGTATGTTGCATCGATGTAACCAATGCCCTGGTATTGaagcattaaaaacttttttagtgcAAGAGTTTATGGACCATGAGATCAAAGAAGATATAGCATTCAAGCAATGGCAGAATACCGATCGTACAACACTATTATTACAGTTTTTGCCACTAGatgaatttaatgatttattatgtGACAGCATTGACAACCTTACCACTCATTCATATATTGCAAAAACCCAAAGTAGATACTTGaaaaactgtaaagaaaatcttaaccAAAACGAATGCTTAATTTTAGgagattttgctgaaaattatcAATATGTTGTTCAGGATGAGGTTCAAAGTTATCACTGGAGCAAAAGTCAATTTTCACTCTTTCCaattgtactttattttatacagGACAAACTTCtcaaacataaatctttttgttacctTTCAGAAGATGTTGATCATGACACAAGATTTATTTACAAGACTCAGGAAGATATaattagatatatcaaagaaaatttacCTGATGTATCAAGTGTGAAATACTTTTCCGATGGTTGTGcagtacattttaaaaattttaaaaactttatcaatctTTGTCATCACAgtaaagactttgatttaagtgctgaatgggtattttttgcTACCAGTCATGGTAAATTCTCctgtgatggtattggtgggACTGTTAAAAGAGTAGTATGTCAATAA